Proteins found in one Lutimonas zeaxanthinifaciens genomic segment:
- a CDS encoding acetyl-CoA C-acyltransferase produces MKEVVIVSAVRTPIGSFLGSLSEVSATRLGAAAIKGALNKINLDPKMIDEVFMGNVVQAGLGQAPAKQAALYAGIPDTVPCTTVNKVCASGMKSIAFAAQAVKCGDAEIVVAGGMENMSSIPHYMNGRKGQKFGNIQIEDGLLKDGLVNVYDGKHMGTCGDACAEKYEFSREDQDNFAIESYKRSADAWSSGKFKEEVIPVEIPQRRGEPVILSEDEEFKNIKMEKVPNLRPAFSKEGTVTAANASTLNDGAAALVIMSRQKADELGLKPMAVINGYADASQEPEWFTTAPAKALPKALDKAGISQDQVDFYELNEAFSVVGLANIKLLNLDPSKVNVHGGAVSLGHPLGCSGARIIVTLIHVLRQNNGKNGAAGICNGGGGASAMVISLA; encoded by the coding sequence ATGAAAGAAGTTGTCATTGTATCAGCTGTACGTACCCCAATCGGAAGTTTTTTAGGTAGTCTTTCCGAAGTTTCAGCAACTCGACTTGGAGCCGCCGCCATTAAAGGGGCCCTCAATAAGATCAATCTTGATCCTAAAATGATCGATGAAGTGTTCATGGGCAATGTTGTCCAGGCCGGATTGGGCCAGGCACCTGCAAAACAAGCAGCTTTATATGCCGGGATTCCTGACACCGTTCCATGTACCACGGTCAATAAGGTCTGTGCCTCAGGAATGAAGTCGATTGCCTTTGCCGCTCAGGCTGTAAAATGCGGTGACGCTGAAATAGTAGTTGCCGGTGGAATGGAAAATATGAGCAGTATTCCGCATTATATGAATGGAAGAAAAGGTCAGAAATTTGGAAATATTCAAATAGAAGACGGGCTTTTAAAAGATGGGCTTGTCAATGTATATGATGGAAAACACATGGGGACATGCGGAGATGCATGTGCGGAAAAATATGAATTCAGCCGTGAGGATCAGGATAACTTCGCCATAGAATCCTATAAACGATCTGCTGATGCCTGGAGTTCGGGTAAGTTTAAAGAAGAAGTGATCCCGGTTGAAATACCACAGCGAAGAGGAGAACCAGTTATTCTGTCTGAAGATGAAGAATTTAAGAACATTAAAATGGAAAAAGTTCCTAATCTCAGGCCTGCATTTAGCAAGGAAGGAACAGTTACTGCGGCGAATGCTTCCACATTAAATGACGGGGCGGCAGCTTTGGTGATCATGAGCAGACAGAAAGCGGATGAACTCGGATTGAAACCTATGGCGGTCATTAACGGATATGCAGATGCTTCTCAGGAACCGGAGTGGTTCACAACGGCACCTGCCAAAGCTTTACCCAAAGCGTTGGATAAAGCAGGAATAAGCCAGGATCAGGTTGATTTTTATGAATTGAACGAAGCCTTCTCAGTTGTGGGACTGGCTAATATTAAACTTCTTAATCTCGATCCCTCGAAAGTTAATGTTCATGGTGGAGCGGTTTCTTTAGGCCATCCCCTTGGATGTTCGGGCGCAAGGATCATCGTCACCCTCATCCATGTCTTAAGACAGAATAACGGTAAAAACGGTGCTGCCGGAATTTGTAACGGTGGTGGTGGTGCCAGTGCCATGGTGATCAGTTTAGCCTAA
- a CDS encoding HD family phosphohydrolase has translation MKDVLNKYYQNHSLVYKIILFIVMTVTIVYLFPKGGQFPYDIQKGKPWQYKNLYAPFDFAILKTDEDVGKEIEEIEANKKLFFTIREGIYEKVEEQYLSKILLIQEDSAAAGLGKNRIRNFGLGFLKKVYKTGFLNKSDNEKVIKNTIITLRKGNEAEDILSDKLFTTEMLVPELQKYFDKTRYQKLEQNFTTLFFDILEPNIFYDEEFTQKVIDEEVRGITINKGLVTDGERIIAKGDVVEGEKYEILISLKSEYDSQLWSKSNYNWIVFGYTVLVALVLLMLMLFLQRYRKNIWENNTKLTFIFFNVILIVFLVTIVQKYWVDYIYVVPVIILPIIFKAFFDARLGLFAHVITVLILGFIVPNSFEFIFLQIIAGIVTILTVSELHRRANLFFSIIKITGVYILAYLAFSIIQEGNAEQLKLSYFVMFALNGVLSFLSLFLILIYEKTFNLVSDVSLLELSNTNSKLLRELNEKAPGTFQHSMQVANLAEASANEIGANAMLVRTGALYHDIGKMVNPMYFIENQSTNVNPHNELPPYDSADIIIGHVLKGIEIAKKNRLPDRIIDFIRTHHGTTMVYYFYRKQNDITPDQVDEKDFTYPGPIPFSKETAILMMCDACEAASKSIKEPTAILIDELVEKVINGQMSQGQYMNSDITFKEIQTIKKVIKKKLHNIYHLRIEYPE, from the coding sequence ATGAAAGATGTTTTAAATAAATATTATCAAAATCACTCGTTGGTATATAAAATTATACTGTTTATCGTAATGACTGTTACGATTGTTTACCTGTTCCCAAAAGGAGGACAATTTCCATACGATATTCAAAAGGGAAAACCCTGGCAATATAAAAATTTATATGCTCCATTTGACTTTGCTATTCTTAAGACGGATGAAGATGTTGGGAAGGAAATAGAAGAAATTGAAGCGAATAAAAAATTGTTCTTTACCATAAGAGAAGGAATCTATGAAAAAGTTGAAGAACAATATCTATCTAAAATCCTATTGATTCAGGAAGACTCTGCTGCAGCCGGATTAGGAAAAAACAGAATCAGAAATTTTGGCCTTGGATTTTTAAAGAAAGTATACAAGACAGGATTTCTGAATAAATCGGATAATGAAAAGGTCATTAAGAATACGATCATAACCCTTCGGAAAGGAAATGAAGCGGAGGATATTCTCTCTGACAAATTGTTCACTACTGAAATGCTGGTTCCGGAGCTTCAGAAGTATTTTGATAAAACACGTTATCAGAAGTTGGAACAAAACTTCACCACCTTATTTTTTGATATTCTCGAACCTAATATCTTTTACGATGAAGAATTTACGCAAAAAGTAATTGATGAAGAGGTGCGTGGAATCACGATCAATAAGGGCCTTGTAACTGATGGAGAAAGGATTATCGCCAAAGGAGATGTGGTTGAAGGTGAAAAATATGAAATACTTATTTCTTTGAAGAGTGAATATGATTCACAACTTTGGAGCAAGTCAAATTACAACTGGATCGTGTTTGGGTATACAGTGCTCGTTGCTTTGGTGCTATTAATGCTCATGTTATTTCTTCAGCGCTACCGAAAAAACATCTGGGAGAACAATACCAAGCTGACCTTTATCTTTTTTAACGTGATTCTTATAGTCTTCCTGGTTACGATTGTTCAGAAGTACTGGGTGGATTATATTTATGTTGTTCCGGTTATTATTCTGCCAATTATTTTTAAGGCTTTCTTTGATGCCAGGCTCGGCCTTTTCGCACATGTCATCACAGTATTGATTCTTGGGTTCATCGTACCCAATAGTTTTGAGTTTATTTTTCTTCAGATCATTGCCGGTATTGTAACTATTTTAACAGTTTCCGAACTACACAGGAGAGCGAATTTGTTTTTTTCGATCATTAAGATCACAGGTGTTTATATTTTAGCTTACCTCGCATTTTCGATCATACAGGAAGGGAATGCAGAGCAGTTAAAGCTTTCTTATTTTGTGATGTTTGCGCTGAACGGTGTGCTGTCGTTTCTTTCTTTATTCCTGATTTTGATCTATGAAAAGACTTTTAATTTAGTTTCGGATGTATCCTTGCTGGAATTGTCCAACACCAATTCAAAACTGCTTAGAGAACTCAATGAAAAAGCGCCGGGAACATTTCAACATTCTATGCAGGTAGCAAATCTGGCAGAGGCCTCCGCCAATGAAATTGGAGCTAATGCGATGTTGGTCCGAACAGGGGCCTTGTATCATGATATAGGGAAAATGGTAAACCCTATGTACTTTATAGAAAACCAAAGCACCAATGTGAACCCACACAATGAACTGCCTCCCTATGATTCAGCGGATATCATTATTGGACATGTCTTAAAGGGCATTGAAATTGCCAAAAAGAACAGGCTGCCGGATCGTATCATTGATTTTATACGCACCCATCACGGTACGACTATGGTCTATTACTTTTACAGGAAACAAAATGATATTACTCCTGATCAGGTTGATGAAAAAGATTTTACTTATCCAGGGCCCATTCCTTTTTCTAAAGAGACCGCCATCCTTATGATGTGTGATGCCTGTGAGGCGGCTTCCAAAAGTATCAAGGAACCAACGGCTATATTGATCGATGAACTTGTTGAGAAGGTGATCAATGGCCAGATGAGCCAGGGGCAGTATATGAATTCAGATATTACCTTCAAGGAAATTCAGACCATAAAAAAAGTAATCAAAAAGAAACTTCATAATATCTATCATCTCAGGATAGAATACCCTGAATAA
- a CDS encoding S10 family peptidase, translating into MKCKGSILIFLLGTISLWSQELMIPKDTVIKTKHSTTIRGQKINYTAQTGMQPVWDEQGKAIATLHYTYYKRDSEGKPANRPLLISFNGGPGSASLWMHMAYTGPKLLRLDDEGYPVQPYGIEDNEHSVLDIADIVYVNPVNTGYSRTIPLKGEEVKRDKFFGVNADIKYLAGWLTTFVNRNNRWLSPKFLIGESYGGTRVSGLAHELQQSQWMYLNGVILVSPADYKFFNSDPAISSALNLPYFTASSWFHKILPPSLQEKDLLEILPESEQFALNQLMPAMAKGGSLSFEEKTEIAKEISKYSGLEMKTILDHNLNVPKDFYWKELLRDREGYTIGRLDSRYKGIDKMLAGSKPDYNAAIVSWNHAFTPAINHYMRNYLKFETDIKYNVFGPVHPWDRRDNNTRENLRKAMANNPYLNLLFQSGYYDGATTYFSAKYTMWQLDRAGKLQDRMDFKGYRSGHMMYLRNEDLKTANEDLRAFIKKSTEENKPAKYD; encoded by the coding sequence ATGAAATGTAAAGGATCGATCTTAATATTCCTTTTGGGAACAATTTCTCTGTGGAGCCAGGAGCTCATGATTCCAAAAGACACAGTAATTAAGACCAAACATAGCACCACGATCAGAGGTCAGAAAATAAACTACACCGCTCAGACAGGAATGCAGCCTGTCTGGGATGAACAAGGAAAGGCAATCGCCACTTTGCATTATACCTATTACAAAAGAGATTCAGAGGGGAAGCCTGCTAACAGGCCATTGCTGATTTCTTTTAACGGGGGGCCAGGGTCTGCTTCCTTATGGATGCATATGGCCTACACTGGCCCTAAACTTTTGCGTCTGGATGATGAGGGTTACCCGGTTCAACCTTATGGAATTGAGGATAATGAACATTCTGTTTTGGATATTGCTGATATTGTTTACGTGAATCCTGTCAATACCGGATATTCAAGAACAATTCCGCTAAAAGGTGAGGAAGTAAAGCGAGATAAATTTTTTGGTGTCAACGCAGATATAAAATATCTGGCGGGATGGTTAACCACCTTCGTAAACAGAAATAATCGCTGGTTGTCTCCAAAGTTCCTGATCGGGGAAAGTTATGGGGGTACTCGTGTTTCTGGACTGGCGCATGAGCTGCAGCAGAGCCAATGGATGTATCTGAATGGAGTGATTTTGGTTTCTCCGGCGGATTACAAATTCTTTAATTCAGACCCTGCCATTTCATCAGCCTTGAATTTACCTTATTTTACCGCGTCTTCATGGTTTCATAAAATTTTACCTCCATCTTTACAAGAGAAAGATCTTTTAGAAATTCTACCTGAATCAGAGCAGTTTGCACTGAATCAATTAATGCCAGCGATGGCAAAAGGAGGGAGCCTGTCTTTCGAGGAGAAAACTGAAATCGCAAAGGAAATATCAAAGTATTCGGGACTGGAAATGAAGACCATACTGGATCATAATTTAAATGTTCCAAAAGACTTTTACTGGAAAGAATTATTGAGAGACAGAGAGGGGTATACCATTGGTAGGCTGGATTCCAGATACAAAGGAATCGATAAAATGCTGGCAGGAAGCAAACCTGATTATAATGCTGCCATAGTTTCATGGAATCACGCATTTACACCTGCGATCAACCATTACATGAGGAATTATTTAAAGTTTGAAACAGATATCAAATACAATGTTTTTGGACCTGTTCATCCCTGGGACAGACGCGACAACAACACAAGGGAAAATTTACGTAAAGCCATGGCGAACAATCCTTATTTGAACCTTCTTTTTCAATCCGGATATTATGATGGGGCCACAACCTATTTCAGTGCCAAATATACGATGTGGCAGTTGGACCGTGCGGGCAAATTACAGGATCGTATGGATTTTAAAGGGTACAGGAGCGGGCATATGATGTATTTAAGAAACGAGGATCTTAAAACTGCCAATGAAGATCTGAGAGCGTTTATCAAGAAATCCACGGAAGAGAATAAACCAGCAAAATACGATTAG
- a CDS encoding DUF885 domain-containing protein, whose protein sequence is MTQKALILLIFIAFIAGCKKESHQKQIKNPDEVKAELTALLEDYYAESMRLDPLMATSNGIYTYNDQFPDYLSKSYKDSMISFNKRYLKRAEEIESSYLSQTDSVSKAVMIWKLNMELNRLKFRIELFPLDQLSGKNLLMGKFATGSSAQPFKTVEDYENWLKRLDGFVLWLDAAEQRMKEGASIRYILPSSLILKVVPQLKAMTEDQVEEHLFYSPVRNFPTTFSEEDKERLTEAYSAMIEEKLIPAFKSLYDYVSVEYLEQGRNSSGIDAIPNGKEFYEFTILNYTTTDLSAEEIHQIGLDEVARIYAEMENVKEEVGFEGSMTAFFDHIRTSEKLMPFKSTDQVINNFNRIHKAMKPNLKKLFFEAPKTKFEVKRTEAFREASASAQYNQGSLEEGRAGIFYVPIPDASKYNTFYDESLFLHEAIPGHHYQIALTQENDSLPDFRKNLWFSAYGEGWALYTESLGKELGLYKDPYQYFGMLNAEMHRAIRLVVDTGLHSKGWTREQAIQYSMDHEALTKNRITSEVERYMARPGQALSYKIGQLKIIELRKRAEENLGEKFDVRAFHHEILKTGCIPLSILEEQIELWVRSQQEAN, encoded by the coding sequence ATGACTCAAAAAGCACTGATTTTATTGATTTTCATCGCCTTCATCGCAGGTTGTAAAAAGGAATCTCATCAAAAGCAGATAAAAAACCCTGATGAAGTTAAGGCAGAGCTGACAGCTTTGTTAGAAGATTATTATGCAGAAAGCATGAGATTGGACCCATTGATGGCAACGAGCAACGGAATATATACATATAATGACCAGTTCCCAGATTACTTATCCAAAAGTTATAAGGATAGCATGATTTCCTTTAACAAGAGGTATCTTAAAAGAGCCGAGGAAATAGAAAGCAGCTATCTTTCACAAACCGATTCTGTGAGTAAAGCAGTAATGATCTGGAAGTTGAACATGGAGCTGAACAGGTTAAAATTCAGAATTGAGTTGTTTCCATTGGATCAGCTTTCAGGTAAGAACCTACTGATGGGGAAATTCGCAACGGGTTCAAGCGCTCAGCCATTTAAAACGGTTGAGGATTATGAGAATTGGTTAAAGCGTTTGGATGGATTTGTTCTTTGGTTGGACGCTGCTGAGCAAAGAATGAAAGAAGGAGCAAGTATTCGCTATATCCTGCCAAGTTCTTTGATCTTAAAAGTTGTCCCTCAGTTAAAGGCAATGACCGAGGATCAGGTTGAAGAACATTTGTTTTATTCTCCCGTCAGGAACTTCCCTACTACATTTTCAGAGGAGGATAAGGAACGATTAACAGAGGCTTATTCTGCTATGATCGAGGAAAAATTGATTCCGGCTTTTAAATCTTTATATGACTATGTCAGTGTGGAATATCTGGAGCAAGGCAGAAATTCAAGTGGCATCGATGCCATACCTAATGGAAAAGAATTTTATGAATTTACAATTTTGAACTACACGACCACAGATCTTTCAGCTGAGGAAATTCATCAAATAGGTCTAGATGAAGTTGCAAGGATCTATGCCGAAATGGAAAATGTCAAAGAGGAAGTTGGATTTGAAGGTAGTATGACTGCTTTTTTCGATCACATCAGAACAAGCGAAAAATTGATGCCATTTAAATCAACAGATCAGGTGATCAACAATTTTAATCGGATTCATAAAGCCATGAAACCGAATTTAAAGAAATTGTTTTTTGAGGCTCCAAAAACAAAGTTTGAAGTAAAAAGGACAGAAGCTTTCAGAGAGGCATCTGCAAGTGCACAATACAATCAGGGATCTCTGGAGGAAGGTCGAGCGGGTATATTTTATGTGCCGATTCCGGATGCATCTAAATACAATACTTTCTATGATGAATCACTTTTTCTTCATGAAGCTATTCCCGGCCATCATTATCAGATCGCTTTAACACAGGAGAATGATTCGCTTCCGGATTTTCGAAAAAACTTATGGTTCAGCGCCTATGGGGAAGGTTGGGCGCTATACACCGAATCATTAGGTAAGGAGTTGGGCTTGTATAAAGATCCCTATCAGTATTTCGGGATGCTCAACGCAGAGATGCACAGAGCCATCAGACTCGTTGTAGACACGGGGTTGCATTCTAAAGGATGGACAAGAGAGCAGGCCATTCAATATTCCATGGATCATGAAGCGCTGACCAAAAACCGAATTACAAGTGAAGTGGAGCGGTATATGGCTCGGCCCGGACAGGCACTTTCATACAAAATTGGGCAGCTAAAAATTATCGAATTAAGAAAAAGGGCAGAGGAAAATTTAGGAGAAAAGTTTGATGTGAGGGCCTTTCATCATGAAATCCTCAAAACAGGATGTATCCCCCTTTCAATTTTGGAGGAGCAGATTGAACTTTGGGTACGGTCTCAACAAGAAGCTAACTAA
- a CDS encoding serine hydrolase domain-containing protein, with the protein MKRSVNIKYFLLIIFFVFNSFSVSTSIRDLNHGDINTEERLNKDVPLVFYSEETTARVNKKLDSLFTRYNKRYDFHGSVIVAKKGKVIFKDHYGYADFKNRSKIDDSSIFQLASVSKQFTAAAVLILYEEGKLELDDKVTRFYPDFPYPEVTIRQLLNHTSGLPKYFWLAEHKWDKEYVPSNKEMMKMMSEHDVQRFFSPGANFDYSNTGYFVLASVVEKVTGSTFGEFVQDHIFDPLFMNNTFVYRYEKDELKEGQLNGYRVYRRRWHAKIGGTVNDGIVGDKNVYSTTEDMMKWVQGLNSGKIISKKTLEEMYTRGETKYKRKVPYGFGFRIKEDDRGKVVYHNGKWNGFSTSLMQYTDEDLVVITLEHSNYNSMKTLNQKIKKIVDQNFNLPVE; encoded by the coding sequence ATGAAAAGGAGTGTTAATATTAAGTATTTCCTACTTATTATTTTCTTTGTTTTTAACAGTTTTAGTGTTTCAACATCCATTCGTGACCTTAATCACGGGGATATTAACACGGAAGAAAGGCTGAATAAAGACGTACCTCTGGTTTTTTATTCCGAAGAAACTACTGCTCGGGTGAATAAGAAACTTGACTCCCTTTTTACACGATACAACAAAAGATATGATTTTCATGGTTCGGTTATTGTTGCTAAAAAAGGCAAAGTAATCTTTAAGGATCATTACGGATATGCAGATTTTAAAAACAGATCCAAGATTGATGACTCCTCTATTTTTCAACTTGCTTCGGTGAGCAAACAGTTTACGGCAGCAGCGGTGCTGATATTATACGAAGAAGGCAAATTAGAACTTGACGACAAAGTAACCCGGTTTTATCCTGACTTTCCTTACCCTGAAGTGACCATCAGACAACTTTTAAATCATACCTCGGGCTTACCAAAATATTTTTGGCTTGCTGAACATAAATGGGATAAAGAATACGTTCCGTCCAATAAAGAAATGATGAAGATGATGAGCGAACACGATGTACAGCGTTTTTTTAGTCCCGGAGCTAATTTTGATTATTCAAATACAGGATATTTTGTATTGGCCTCTGTGGTAGAGAAGGTGACCGGATCAACATTCGGAGAATTTGTACAGGATCATATTTTTGATCCACTTTTCATGAACAACACCTTTGTTTATCGCTACGAGAAGGACGAATTGAAAGAAGGCCAACTCAATGGATACAGGGTGTACAGAAGAAGATGGCATGCTAAAATAGGAGGTACTGTCAATGACGGAATTGTCGGAGACAAAAATGTATATTCAACCACTGAAGACATGATGAAATGGGTTCAGGGGCTTAACTCGGGCAAGATCATTTCAAAGAAAACTTTAGAGGAAATGTATACTCGTGGTGAAACTAAATACAAAAGAAAAGTACCATACGGTTTTGGTTTTAGAATAAAGGAGGATGATCGTGGAAAAGTGGTCTATCACAATGGAAAATGGAACGGATTCAGCACTTCATTAATGCAATATACTGATGAGGACCTTGTGGTTATCACACTTGAGCATTCCAATTACAACTCCATGAAAACCCTAAATCAGAAGATCAAGAAGATTGTTGATCAGAATTTTAACTTACCTGTCGAGTAA
- the lysA gene encoding diaminopimelate decarboxylase: MTNKFLISLTKKYESPLYVYDAEKIISQYNRLSNAFSSVQNLKINYAAKALSNISVLKLFRSLNSGLDTVSVQEVQLGLKAGFDPKNIIFTPNGVSLDEIEQAMELGVQINIDNISILEQFGQKHPEVPVCIRMNPHVMAGGNKKISVGHIDSKFGISIHQLPHIHRVVENTGMMINGVHMHTGSDIYDIDAFLRATEILFNVAASFKDLEYIDFGSGFKVPYKEGDIQTDIEELGEKLSKRFNDFCAETGKDLTLMFEPGKFLVSEAGQFLVNVNVVKQTTSTVFAGIDSGLNHLIRPMFYDSYHHIENLSNSKGKKRFYTVVGYICETDTFGTNRQISEIKEGDILSFKNAGAYCYSMASNYNSRYRPAEVLVNKGKDYLIRERETIEDILNKQIAVSLPV, from the coding sequence ATGACCAATAAATTTTTGATCTCCTTAACGAAAAAATACGAAAGCCCTTTGTATGTATATGATGCAGAAAAAATAATATCGCAATACAACCGGCTTTCCAATGCATTTTCTTCGGTTCAGAATTTAAAAATAAATTACGCCGCAAAAGCCCTTTCGAATATCAGCGTATTGAAATTGTTTCGATCCTTGAATTCCGGGTTGGATACAGTTTCAGTTCAGGAAGTTCAGCTGGGTTTAAAAGCAGGATTTGATCCAAAGAATATAATTTTCACACCCAACGGAGTCTCTTTGGATGAGATTGAGCAGGCCATGGAACTTGGTGTGCAGATCAACATTGACAATATTTCAATTCTGGAGCAGTTCGGTCAGAAACATCCGGAAGTGCCTGTCTGTATTCGCATGAACCCACATGTAATGGCCGGCGGAAACAAAAAGATATCAGTGGGTCATATTGATTCCAAGTTCGGAATTTCAATACATCAGTTACCACATATACACCGAGTGGTAGAAAACACCGGAATGATGATCAATGGAGTTCATATGCATACAGGATCAGACATTTATGATATTGATGCCTTTTTAAGGGCTACTGAAATATTGTTTAACGTAGCCGCATCTTTCAAAGATCTTGAATATATTGATTTTGGTTCGGGTTTTAAGGTTCCTTATAAAGAGGGTGATATTCAAACAGACATTGAAGAACTTGGCGAAAAATTATCGAAAAGATTCAATGATTTTTGTGCAGAAACAGGTAAGGATTTGACATTAATGTTTGAACCCGGTAAGTTTCTGGTAAGTGAAGCCGGACAGTTTCTAGTAAACGTCAATGTAGTAAAACAAACTACTTCAACCGTTTTCGCCGGAATTGATTCCGGGTTAAATCATTTGATCAGGCCCATGTTCTATGACTCCTATCACCATATTGAAAACCTCTCAAATTCCAAGGGTAAAAAAAGGTTTTACACGGTTGTGGGTTATATCTGTGAGACCGATACATTTGGTACAAACAGGCAAATCAGTGAGATCAAAGAAGGTGATATTTTGAGTTTTAAAAACGCGGGTGCCTATTGCTATTCAATGGCTTCAAATTATAATTCCAGATACAGGCCGGCTGAGGTATTGGTAAATAAAGGAAAAGACTATCTAATTAGGGAACGCGAGACCATTGAAGATATACTCAACAAGCAGATTGCTGTTTCGCTTCCAGTTTAA